A stretch of the Pseudoalteromonas phenolica genome encodes the following:
- the minC gene encoding septum site-determining protein MinC: protein MSEQTFELKGNLFTLSVLHLFTIDLAQLRKELDEKISQAPKFFEGAPIVVNLAQVQEEQVNFTELKDSLSALQLNPVGVCNGSDQQNVAAKEVGLSVLNYSQDIQKPKHNNSTEVVEKEVYLPPQVIQTTVRSGQQIYAKGRDLIVLGAVSHGAEVISDGNIHIYGTLRGRAIAGASGAQDAAIYCQQLKAELVSINGSYWLSESLQGEYWEQPAQITQRNESLEITALVKG from the coding sequence ATGTCTGAACAAACATTCGAGTTAAAAGGCAACCTTTTTACTCTTTCTGTATTACATCTATTTACTATCGATTTAGCTCAATTACGCAAAGAGCTGGATGAAAAAATATCTCAAGCCCCAAAGTTCTTTGAAGGCGCACCAATTGTCGTAAATCTAGCTCAAGTTCAAGAAGAGCAAGTTAATTTTACAGAATTAAAAGATTCCTTGTCTGCATTACAACTTAACCCTGTTGGTGTTTGTAATGGCTCAGATCAGCAAAATGTTGCTGCAAAAGAAGTTGGTTTATCTGTGCTGAATTACAGCCAAGATATACAAAAACCTAAGCACAACAATTCAACTGAAGTTGTAGAAAAAGAGGTTTATCTTCCACCGCAAGTCATTCAAACAACGGTGCGTTCTGGGCAACAAATTTATGCAAAAGGTAGAGATTTAATTGTTTTAGGTGCGGTAAGTCACGGTGCTGAAGTCATTTCCGATGGTAACATCCATATTTATGGTACTTTAAGAGGACGTGCAATAGCTGGCGCCTCAGGTGCTCAAGACGCGGCAATTTATTGTCAACAATTAAAAGCTGAGCTAGTTTCAATCAATGGTAGCTATTGGTTAAGTGAATCACTTCAAGGTGAATACTGGGAGCAGCCAGCACAAATTACACAACGTAACGAATCTTTAGAAATAACAGCTTTGGTCAAAGGATAA
- a CDS encoding Na/Pi symporter produces the protein MSASNQQTLFNKILNWAAIAFLVYLVLVAVGTVSGGFKLASGGSAGAKEIFSFATNPFVALLLGALATALVQSSSTVTSVIVGLVAGGLPISIAIPMVMGANIGTTITNTLVSIGHIRSKEEFQRAFSASTVHDFFNLLAVLIFLPLEIMFGLLEKFASSLAHLFVGDADLSLKSYNFIKPLVKPAVGLVKDAVSFLDGKAVGIAMVIIGIAMILFAVTTLGKLLKKALVGKAKDLLHGAIGRGPIAGITSGAAVTVMVQSSSTTTSLMIPLAGSGVFTTRQIYPFTLGANIGTTITALLAATSITGPAAEVALTIALVHVMFNVFAVALIYGMPLLREIPLQLADKLAKIGAENKPAALGYVLGSFFVLPGLIMFAVR, from the coding sequence ATGAGTGCTTCTAATCAGCAAACACTTTTCAATAAAATCTTAAACTGGGCAGCAATTGCTTTCTTGGTTTATTTAGTATTAGTTGCCGTTGGTACAGTCAGTGGTGGTTTTAAATTAGCATCTGGCGGTAGTGCTGGCGCTAAAGAAATTTTCTCATTCGCAACCAACCCATTTGTTGCATTATTACTTGGTGCACTCGCAACTGCACTTGTTCAGTCTTCATCGACTGTAACATCTGTAATTGTTGGTTTAGTTGCAGGTGGTTTACCTATCAGCATTGCAATCCCAATGGTAATGGGTGCAAATATTGGTACTACAATCACTAATACGTTGGTTTCTATTGGCCATATTCGTTCTAAAGAAGAATTTCAACGCGCATTTTCAGCATCAACAGTTCATGACTTCTTTAATCTACTTGCTGTACTAATTTTCTTACCGCTTGAAATCATGTTTGGTTTATTAGAAAAATTCGCATCAAGCTTGGCACATTTATTTGTCGGTGATGCAGACCTTTCGCTTAAAAGCTATAACTTCATTAAGCCACTAGTAAAACCAGCTGTGGGCTTAGTAAAAGATGCAGTAAGCTTCTTAGACGGTAAAGCAGTTGGTATTGCTATGGTTATTATCGGTATTGCAATGATCCTATTTGCAGTAACGACCTTAGGAAAATTATTGAAAAAAGCACTGGTAGGAAAGGCAAAAGATTTACTACATGGTGCAATCGGTCGAGGTCCAATTGCAGGTATCACTTCAGGTGCTGCAGTTACGGTAATGGTTCAGTCATCATCGACTACTACTAGTCTAATGATCCCTCTAGCAGGTAGCGGTGTATTTACAACACGTCAAATCTATCCATTTACACTAGGCGCAAACATTGGCACAACTATTACAGCGCTTCTAGCAGCGACCTCTATCACTGGCCCTGCAGCAGAAGTAGCACTGACTATTGCCCTTGTTCATGTAATGTTTAATGTATTCGCAGTAGCACTTATCTACGGTATGCCACTTCTACGTGAAATTCCATTACAGCTTGCTGATAAACTTGCTAAGATTGGCGCAGAAAATAAACCTGCAGCTCTAGGTTATGTACTTGGTTCTTTCTTCGTACTGCCTGGCCTAATCATGTTCGCAGTAAGATAA
- a CDS encoding YcgL domain-containing protein codes for MLTAVYKSSKRADTYLFIEKRDDFSKIPEPLMGMFGTPIYVMMFDLAKRERLGVADINLVQSELTEKGFYLQLPPKEDNLLDELKKQNGVDSV; via the coding sequence ATGCTTACTGCGGTCTACAAAAGCTCAAAAAGAGCAGATACTTATCTTTTTATAGAAAAACGAGATGATTTTAGCAAAATTCCTGAACCTCTTATGGGTATGTTTGGCACACCAATTTACGTCATGATGTTCGATTTAGCTAAGAGAGAACGCTTAGGTGTAGCTGATATCAATCTTGTTCAGTCTGAGTTAACTGAAAAAGGGTTTTATTTACAATTACCACCAAAAGAAGACAATCTTTTAGATGAATTAAAAAAACAAAACGGAGTAGATAGTGTCTAA
- a CDS encoding GbsR/MarR family transcriptional regulator, with protein sequence MILSQKLENFVLHCGEMGSRWGFNRTIGQMVGLLVISEQPLSANEIAEALRVSRGNVSMGIKELQSWQLVKVIHVPGDRKEYYAPNGSIWDLANKVFEERRKREIDPTLTLLRDSIIEPAESNEEAYAQEQMQQIHDLLETVTKWSAELQRLSPEQLQTLMKLGSSVSKVIDLKDKLLKK encoded by the coding sequence ATGATTTTATCTCAGAAACTAGAAAACTTTGTATTGCACTGTGGTGAAATGGGCAGTCGTTGGGGTTTTAACCGAACTATTGGTCAAATGGTTGGCTTGTTAGTGATTAGTGAGCAACCTTTAAGTGCAAATGAGATTGCTGAAGCGCTTCGGGTCAGCCGTGGTAATGTCAGTATGGGTATTAAAGAGCTACAATCATGGCAACTGGTTAAAGTCATTCATGTGCCTGGTGATAGAAAAGAATACTATGCACCAAATGGATCAATTTGGGACTTAGCTAATAAAGTTTTTGAAGAACGAAGAAAAAGAGAAATCGATCCAACGCTTACTTTACTAAGAGATTCAATTATTGAACCGGCTGAGTCTAATGAAGAGGCTTATGCACAAGAGCAGATGCAGCAAATACATGATTTATTAGAAACTGTCACTAAATGGTCTGCTGAGTTACAACGACTCTCACCTGAGCAATTACAGACGCTTATGAAACTAGGCTCTTCAGTCAGTAAAGTAATTGACTTAAAAGATAAGCTTCTTAAGAAATAA
- a CDS encoding lytic murein transglycosylase, whose translation MSKFFLPVLIASSLSFSAFANTQAKFDEYVSKLKVEALEKGYSQTLIDEAFATVKFKKKVIKADKNQPEVVETLETYLPKRVPQWKVDRARSLYAKHKPVLEKIANEYGVQARFIVALWGLESNFGRIQGGHPVISSVVTLAFDGRREALYKRQLWAALDILKDGHISLDKFKGSWAGAMGQTQFMPTSFNAYAVDYDGDGRKDIWTTEVDAFASIANYLKQAGWNDNLTWGRQIKLPENFDHKYVLKRGTKTRKQWLEYWKDSERSLDAWQTLGLRRTDGSDLPKVDITAALVMPDDINGRMYLAYDNYKALMHWNRSYYFATSVGYLSDRIGYPKI comes from the coding sequence GTGTCTAAATTCTTTCTTCCTGTATTAATTGCTTCAAGTCTTTCGTTTTCAGCATTTGCAAATACACAAGCAAAATTCGATGAGTATGTTTCAAAGTTAAAAGTTGAGGCACTTGAGAAAGGTTATAGTCAAACCTTAATTGATGAGGCTTTTGCAACTGTCAAATTCAAAAAGAAAGTCATTAAAGCGGATAAAAACCAGCCCGAAGTGGTTGAAACCTTAGAGACATACCTACCTAAACGAGTACCGCAATGGAAAGTTGATAGAGCGAGAAGTCTTTATGCAAAACATAAACCTGTTCTTGAAAAAATAGCGAATGAATATGGTGTACAAGCAAGATTCATCGTCGCTCTATGGGGTCTTGAAAGTAATTTTGGTCGTATTCAAGGCGGTCACCCAGTGATCAGCTCAGTGGTGACATTAGCATTTGATGGTAGACGAGAAGCTCTATATAAGCGTCAACTTTGGGCTGCACTAGATATTTTAAAAGATGGCCATATCAGCTTGGATAAATTCAAAGGATCTTGGGCCGGTGCTATGGGTCAAACGCAATTTATGCCTACCTCTTTTAATGCGTATGCAGTTGATTACGACGGCGATGGTCGAAAAGATATATGGACGACTGAAGTAGATGCTTTTGCTTCTATTGCAAATTATTTAAAACAAGCTGGTTGGAATGACAACCTTACTTGGGGACGCCAGATTAAGTTACCTGAAAATTTTGACCACAAATACGTTTTGAAGCGTGGCACTAAAACACGTAAGCAGTGGTTGGAATATTGGAAGGATTCAGAGCGTTCGTTAGACGCATGGCAAACACTTGGGTTGAGAAGAACAGATGGCTCAGATTTGCCTAAAGTAGATATAACAGCAGCATTGGTTATGCCTGATGATATCAATGGGCGCATGTACCTAGCCTATGATAACTACAAAGCTTTAATGCATTGGAATCGTTCTTACTATTTTGCAACAAGCGTTGGTTATCTATCAGATAGAATAGGGTACCCGAAAATCTAG
- a CDS encoding sensor histidine kinase, producing the protein MRFCYFFVLSIFCLLCSFTTKAHQLVLDKQNSVYDLKDFSLMYLNYDGRDFDISSVIDKSNWRHAGTLKQKPQIENYSKWLKLEIDNKSEFEDWFVSFGYARLPLLRIYEVNNESLNIKFELSADNSFYDRPIYDPQLYIPLKFEVATKRTLLIEYRTFANAPANIRLHNYNHYLATSQKSTLINGAIAGIVVAILLIICVNLFFNPNKTNIFYALWTFTFFMIVLDMSGFTSKYFWPMLGGESSIFSTLLMTSVPIFHLLFIKSFLQLRQFNIRLHKIYTNILYLYCLLIPVSLWFNTVFFNLVLSTLIIPLFLFTAYWSWFQSAPGIRVFSLSLFNHVLFVNVLTIVGASYGNIFPSLEISDYIKIGYLLEVALFTVALAMQNKSVQNQLVTYLQRQVDVLNKNLSEEKIQQATSIEAVKQKEEKLFADLSHELRTPLTVMKIQVESLQHNIVDNVHTSYGKLMNKIDELNSFIDHLMQVSPNAKPVKVTVHTIEDLISDVKSIDVDPNELILTLPTIKHFTSEQLKMLVEYDPQGLSTVFNECCHNAISHGGSEMNISIDIDDESNSVVINLDNSGEAISDNVFKDIFNPLVRLDDARQNSSKHKGVGLSLCKQIIAANNGQVFASNGVLGGLSIHIVLPLKM; encoded by the coding sequence ATGCGTTTTTGTTATTTTTTTGTTTTAAGTATTTTTTGTTTGCTTTGTAGCTTTACTACAAAAGCACATCAACTTGTCCTCGATAAGCAAAACTCTGTCTATGATCTTAAAGACTTTAGTTTAATGTACCTCAACTATGATGGTAGGGATTTTGATATTTCTTCTGTTATTGATAAATCTAATTGGCGCCATGCAGGTACTTTAAAACAAAAACCACAGATTGAGAATTACAGCAAGTGGTTGAAATTGGAAATCGATAATAAGTCAGAATTTGAAGATTGGTTTGTATCATTCGGTTATGCAAGACTTCCACTTCTAAGAATTTATGAAGTGAATAACGAAAGCTTAAATATAAAGTTTGAATTGAGTGCTGATAATTCATTCTATGATAGGCCAATTTACGACCCTCAACTTTATATACCTTTAAAATTCGAAGTTGCTACCAAACGTACTCTATTAATTGAATATCGCACATTCGCAAATGCACCAGCTAACATTAGGCTGCATAATTATAATCATTACTTAGCGACTTCACAAAAAAGCACACTTATAAATGGTGCAATCGCTGGTATTGTAGTAGCTATACTTCTGATTATTTGTGTCAATTTATTCTTTAATCCGAATAAAACCAACATCTTTTACGCACTATGGACATTCACCTTTTTTATGATTGTGCTTGATATGTCTGGTTTTACTTCTAAGTACTTTTGGCCGATGTTAGGTGGGGAATCAAGTATTTTCTCTACGTTACTGATGACATCAGTCCCCATTTTTCATTTGCTATTTATAAAAAGTTTTTTACAGTTAAGGCAATTTAATATCAGGCTTCATAAAATCTACACTAATATACTGTATCTTTATTGCCTCTTAATTCCAGTCTCTCTTTGGTTCAATACAGTATTTTTCAACTTAGTATTAAGTACTCTTATCATACCTTTGTTTTTATTCACAGCCTACTGGAGTTGGTTCCAAAGTGCGCCTGGGATAAGAGTTTTTTCATTGAGCCTTTTCAATCATGTTTTGTTTGTGAATGTATTGACCATAGTTGGTGCAAGCTACGGTAATATTTTTCCTAGCCTTGAGATTTCAGACTATATAAAAATTGGTTATCTACTTGAAGTCGCTTTATTCACAGTTGCTCTGGCCATGCAAAATAAATCTGTACAAAATCAATTGGTGACATACTTGCAAAGACAGGTGGATGTACTTAATAAAAACCTGTCGGAAGAGAAAATTCAACAAGCGACAAGTATAGAAGCGGTTAAGCAAAAAGAGGAAAAGCTCTTCGCTGATCTGTCTCATGAATTAAGAACGCCACTGACAGTTATGAAAATACAAGTTGAGTCTTTGCAACATAATATTGTTGATAATGTGCATACAAGTTATGGAAAATTAATGAATAAGATTGATGAGCTTAATTCGTTTATAGATCATTTAATGCAAGTATCGCCAAATGCAAAACCTGTTAAGGTTACAGTTCATACTATTGAAGACTTAATATCGGATGTAAAATCCATCGATGTTGACCCAAATGAGCTAATTCTTACATTACCAACAATCAAACATTTTACTTCTGAACAGCTTAAGATGTTAGTTGAATACGATCCACAAGGCTTGTCAACAGTCTTTAATGAGTGTTGTCATAATGCCATTTCACATGGTGGCTCAGAAATGAATATTTCTATAGATATTGATGATGAGTCTAATTCTGTTGTGATAAACCTAGATAACTCTGGTGAAGCAATTTCAGATAACGTTTTTAAAGACATATTTAACCCACTTGTTCGTTTAGACGATGCTAGACAAAACTCCAGTAAGCATAAAGGGGTTGGCTTAAGCCTGTGTAAGCAGATTATTGCAGCGAATAATGGGCAAGTATTTGCGTCAAATGGCGTACTTGGGGGTTTGAGTATTCACATTGTTTTACCGTTAAAAATGTAA